TCGCGATGGGTCAGGGGGATACCGGCGTAGGCGGCGGCGGCGAAGCCGGCGGTCACCCCCGGCACGACTTCAAAGGGTATTCCGGCATTGTGCAGATGGAGCGCCTCTTCGCCCCCACGGCCGAAAACATAAGGATCCCCGCCCTTGAGACGGGCCACGATCAGCCCCGCACGAGCTTTCTCCTCGAGAAGCGCATTGATGTGGTCCTGCGGCTGGTGGTGGCACCCTTTTTTCTTGCCGACATAGATCCGTTCGGCCTCGGGCGGAGCTTCGTTCAGAAAAGCCGGGTTGGCCAGATAGTCATAAACGACGACATCGGCTCTGCGCAGGCATTCGAGCCCCTTGACGGTAATGAGGCCCGGATCCCCGGGACCGGCGCCGATGAGATAGACAATACCCGTTTTCAATGTCGCTGCCGCCTAAAAACCGGTAAGGGCACGGCGTGCCGTGCCCTTACTTCATTTACCCGATAGGAAAAAAATCAGACTTCTTCCCGGCGCTCGTCGAAGGTTTCATGCTGATAGACCTCGTTGAGGATTTTTCCGGCCCCCTTGATCAGCAGGTCGTCGGCCAGGGAGGTGCCCAGGTGCCCGGCCTCCTCCGCTTGACCCTCGACGGTCTGTTTGAGGAACTGCTTCCCGTCGACGCTGGAAACCAGCCCGGTGAAAGAAAGTCGGTCGCCCTTCACGGCGCCGAAGGCGGCGATGGGTACCTGGCATCCGCCTTCCAGGCGGCGCAGAAAGGCCCTTTCGGCGATGACGGCGGAGGCAGTCGCGGGGTGGTTGAAGAAGTCGATGAGGGCATTGATTTCGGCGTCCTCGATACGGCTTTCCAGTCCCAGAGCCCCCTGCCCGATGGCGGGAAGGGAAATCTCGGTCTCCAGGTATTCGCTGATCTGCTCGGTAAATCCGAGACGATGCATTCCGGCGGCAGCCAGGATCACGGCATCGAGATCGTCTTCGGTGAGCTTGCGGATGCGGGTTTCGACGTTGCCGCGGATGTCGATCATCTGCAGGTCAGGGCGCAGGTGAAGGAGCTGGGCCTTGCGGCGCAGGGAGGATGTGCCGATGCGGGCACCCTGGGGCAGATCGCGCCAACTCTTGACTCCGGGCTTTAAGATGACGATGTCACGCGGGTCCTCCCGCTCGGTGATGCAGCGCAGCGCGAGTCCTTCGGGGAAGATCGTGGGGACGTCCTTCATCGAATGCACGGCAATGTCGATCTCGCCGCGCAGCATGGCCTCCTCGATTTCCTTGACGAACAGCCCCTTGCCTCCGACCATCGCCAGGGGAACATCGAGGATCTTGTCGCCCTGCGTCTTGATCTTGGTCAGGGTGACCTCCAGGCCGGGGTGGCGCTTCTCCAGCTCCGACTTCACCCAGTTGGCCTGCCAGAGGGCCAACTGGCTGGCCCGGGTTCCTATGCGCAGCGTTTTCTTGCTCATGATTTGTGGCTCCTTAACTCCGGATTGTGATCGTCCAGGGACTTGATTTCGCCCTCCGGCTCGGGGGGCTTCAGGTCGAACAGAGCCCGCACGGCGTCCACGTAGCTGTCGCCGGAGGCGTCATTCTGCGAATTTTTCAGGGTGGTGATGGGCTGGTGCAGCACCTTGTTGATAATGGCGGAGGTCAGCGCCTCGATAGCCTTGCGCTCTTTCTGGTCGAGATCCCTGAGGATGGAGAAGGTCTTCTCCAGCTCCCCGCGCCGCACTTCTTCGAGCTTGCTTCGCAGAGAGACGATGGTGGGAACCACCTCCAGGCTCGCCAGCCAGCGGAAAAACTGGCCGATCTCCTCGTCGATGATCCCTTCGGCCTTTTTTGCTTCTTTCTGGCGTTCTTTGAGGTTGGACTGCACCACACCCTGCAGGTCGTCGACGTCGTAGAGATACACGTTGTCGATTTTGTTCACTTTGGGATCGATATCGCGGGGTACGGCGATGTCGATGAAGAACATCGGCTTGTTCCTGCGGCGGCGGATGACTTCCTCCACCGTTTTATGGCCGAGTATGAAATTGGGCGCTCCGGTGGAGGTGAGGATGATATCCACCTGGGGCAGGTGATCGGGAAAGCTGTCGAAAAGGATCGGCCTGCCGTTGAATTCCGCGGCGAGTTTTTCCGCTCGTTCGAAGGTGCGGTTCGTCACCATGACAGAGGAAACGCCGTTGTTGATGAAGTGGCGCGCCGCCAGCTCGCACATCTCGCCGGCGCCTATGAGGAGCACCGTCTTGTCTTCGAGTTTTCCGAAAATCTTGCGGGCCAGCTCCACGGCGGCAAAGGAGACGGAGACCGCGTTGCTGGCGATTTCAGTTTCGGTGCGCACCCGCTTGGCCACGGAGAAGGCCTTGTGCAGAAAGCGGTTGAGGATCAGGCCGGCGGTCTTGAATTCGGTGGCGTAGCCGTAAGCGGTCTTGATCTGGCCGAGGATCTGCGGCTCGCCGATGACCATGGAGTCGAGGCTGGAGGAAACCCGAAAGACGTGGCGGATGGCCTCCTCCCCCTGGTAATCATAGAGGTGGGATTCCAATTCCTGCGATGGGATGCCGTGATAAGCGGCGAGAAAGCGCCTGAGCTGCACCAGTCCAGCTTCCGGGTCTCTGCTTGTGGCATAGAGTTCCACCCGATTGCACGTGGAAACGATGACCCCTTCGGTGACAGCCGGTAAGGCCATCAGCTCCCGGAGTGGTTTTTCCATGGCGGTGGGAGGAAAAGCGACACGTTCGCGTATTTCAACGGGGGCGGTCTTGTGACTGAGCCCCACAACAATAATGTTCATACTGCCGATCCGTAATAGGTTCCGTCCAAAAGCCTAGCGGCCTCCCAAGGCATTGAAACTGTGCTCACCGGTAAGAAGAAGGTTGACCCCCAGGAAGGTGAAGAGCACGCACAGAAATCCGATGATGGCGAAAATCGCCGCGCGGCGCCCGCGCCAGCCGATAGTCAGCCGGCCATGGAGCAGGGCGGCATAAAGGAACCAGGTAATCAGGGCCCAGGTTTCCTTCGGGTCCCAGCGCCAGTATCCGCCCCAGGCCGAATTGGCCCAGATGGCGCCGGAGATTATTCCCATGGTCATCAGGGGAAAACCGAAGGTGAGGCATTTATAGTTGATGCTGTCCAGGGTTTCCAGGGAAGGAAGGCGATAATAAAGGGCGGAAAATTTTTTGCTCTTGAGCATCCGCTCCTGCAGCAGATACATGACTCCGGCGGCAAAAGCCACGGTGAAAACGGCGTTGCCGGTAAAAGCCAGAACCACGTGTACCGGAAACCACCAGCTGTCCAGAGCCGGATTGAGTTCCGTCGCCGTTTTGGGCGCGGCGCTGCTGGCAATCATCAGCACCACGGCCAGGGGGCAGCTGAAAGCGCCCAGCACCGTCATGCGGTAGCGCATGTCGAAGAGGAGGAAAATGCCGACGATGGCCCAGGCGAAAAAGGATAGAGACTCATAGAGATTGGCCACCGGCGTATACCCGGATTCCAGGTATCGGCTCAACAGGGTGGCGCAGTGTACCGTGAAGCCCGCGATCAAGAGCCACCGGGCGGCCTTGCCCGCTTTTT
The genomic region above belongs to Desulfuromonas sp. TF and contains:
- the hemC gene encoding hydroxymethylbilane synthase, with the translated sequence MSKKTLRIGTRASQLALWQANWVKSELEKRHPGLEVTLTKIKTQGDKILDVPLAMVGGKGLFVKEIEEAMLRGEIDIAVHSMKDVPTIFPEGLALRCITEREDPRDIVILKPGVKSWRDLPQGARIGTSSLRRKAQLLHLRPDLQMIDIRGNVETRIRKLTEDDLDAVILAAAGMHRLGFTEQISEYLETEISLPAIGQGALGLESRIEDAEINALIDFFNHPATASAVIAERAFLRRLEGGCQVPIAAFGAVKGDRLSFTGLVSSVDGKQFLKQTVEGQAEEAGHLGTSLADDLLIKGAGKILNEVYQHETFDERREEV
- the hemA gene encoding glutamyl-tRNA reductase; translated protein: MNIIVVGLSHKTAPVEIRERVAFPPTAMEKPLRELMALPAVTEGVIVSTCNRVELYATSRDPEAGLVQLRRFLAAYHGIPSQELESHLYDYQGEEAIRHVFRVSSSLDSMVIGEPQILGQIKTAYGYATEFKTAGLILNRFLHKAFSVAKRVRTETEIASNAVSVSFAAVELARKIFGKLEDKTVLLIGAGEMCELAARHFINNGVSSVMVTNRTFERAEKLAAEFNGRPILFDSFPDHLPQVDIILTSTGAPNFILGHKTVEEVIRRRRNKPMFFIDIAVPRDIDPKVNKIDNVYLYDVDDLQGVVQSNLKERQKEAKKAEGIIDEEIGQFFRWLASLEVVPTIVSLRSKLEEVRRGELEKTFSILRDLDQKERKAIEALTSAIINKVLHQPITTLKNSQNDASGDSYVDAVRALFDLKPPEPEGEIKSLDDHNPELRSHKS
- the ccsB gene encoding c-type cytochrome biogenesis protein CcsB, translated to MNLHFLFFKITLLFYFVSTVLYLIDVIARREKAGKAARWLLIAGFTVHCATLLSRYLESGYTPVANLYESLSFFAWAIVGIFLLFDMRYRMTVLGAFSCPLAVVLMIASSAAPKTATELNPALDSWWFPVHVVLAFTGNAVFTVAFAAGVMYLLQERMLKSKKFSALYYRLPSLETLDSINYKCLTFGFPLMTMGIISGAIWANSAWGGYWRWDPKETWALITWFLYAALLHGRLTIGWRGRRAAIFAIIGFLCVLFTFLGVNLLLTGEHSFNALGGR